A DNA window from Micromonospora sp. NBC_01739 contains the following coding sequences:
- a CDS encoding anthranilate synthase family protein: MTPLTDLLTALAEGVDPGPFALIRREGAEHLDLFTGPVGTVDRLADIPLPAGPPGPATLALVPFRQVAERGFACRDDGVPLECLRIDSRVRLPLAEALAALPEGPVRTTEAAFDIGDDEYADIVSRVLAEEIGRGEGANFVIHRTLHARVQGAPLTAALAALRSLLLRERGAYWTFVVHTGTRTLVGASPERHVSVEDGLVMMNPISGTFRHTGVAADRAALLRFLADTKEVEELYMVLDEELKMMATVAEHGGQVVGPYLKEMSHLAHTEYLLAGRGSRDVREVLRETMFAPTVTGSPMENACRVIARHESTGRRYYAGVLALLGQDDTGRQTLDAPILIRTAEITPDGALRVPVGATLVRHSTPAAEVAETHAKAAGVLAALGLGPQAPTTGTGPVRRLADDPEVRAALAARNAPLSRFWLDQRPPGALAVPGLTGRRALIVDGEDTFTGMLAHQLGALGLAVTVAPWHTAPPVAGYDLVVVGPGPGDPNGDTPKMRGLRGLLGTLLDDGRPTLAVCLGHQLLAGLLGLPVDRRATPYQGLQRRVPVFGTLRRLGFYATFTARAARGRQDSPYGPVELAWDETDGAVHALRGRGFAGVQFHPESVLSPDGLAVLADLLAELLPAPAGELSPAGQA, encoded by the coding sequence ATGACACCGCTGACCGACCTGCTGACCGCCCTCGCCGAAGGCGTCGATCCGGGCCCTTTCGCCCTGATCCGCCGCGAGGGTGCCGAGCATCTGGACCTGTTCACCGGCCCGGTGGGCACGGTCGACCGGCTCGCCGACATTCCGTTACCGGCCGGGCCGCCCGGCCCGGCCACCCTGGCTCTGGTGCCCTTTCGGCAGGTGGCCGAGCGCGGCTTCGCCTGCCGGGACGATGGAGTGCCGCTGGAGTGCCTGCGCATCGACAGCCGGGTACGGCTGCCCCTGGCCGAGGCCCTGGCGGCCCTGCCCGAGGGCCCGGTACGCACCACCGAGGCGGCCTTCGACATCGGCGACGACGAGTACGCCGACATCGTGTCCCGGGTGCTGGCCGAGGAGATCGGTCGCGGCGAGGGGGCGAACTTCGTCATCCACCGCACCCTGCACGCCCGGGTGCAGGGTGCCCCGCTGACCGCCGCGCTGGCCGCGCTGCGGTCCCTGCTGCTGCGCGAGCGCGGGGCGTACTGGACCTTCGTGGTGCACACCGGCACCCGCACCCTGGTCGGGGCCAGCCCGGAACGGCACGTCAGCGTCGAGGACGGGCTGGTCATGATGAACCCGATCAGCGGCACCTTCCGGCACACCGGGGTCGCGGCCGACCGGGCCGCCCTGCTGCGGTTCCTCGCCGACACCAAGGAGGTCGAGGAGCTGTACATGGTCCTCGACGAGGAACTGAAGATGATGGCGACCGTGGCGGAGCACGGCGGCCAGGTGGTCGGGCCGTACCTGAAGGAGATGTCCCACCTGGCGCACACCGAGTACCTGCTGGCCGGTCGCGGTTCCCGGGACGTCCGCGAGGTGCTTAGGGAGACCATGTTCGCCCCCACGGTGACCGGCAGCCCGATGGAGAACGCCTGTCGGGTGATCGCCCGGCACGAGAGCACCGGCCGCCGCTACTACGCCGGGGTGCTGGCCCTGCTGGGGCAGGACGACACCGGCCGGCAGACCCTCGACGCGCCGATCCTCATCCGTACCGCCGAGATCACCCCGGACGGTGCCCTGCGGGTGCCGGTCGGGGCCACCCTGGTGCGTCACTCCACCCCGGCGGCCGAGGTCGCCGAGACCCATGCCAAGGCCGCCGGGGTGCTGGCCGCCCTGGGCCTGGGGCCGCAGGCACCGACCACCGGCACCGGCCCGGTGCGCCGGCTGGCCGACGATCCTGAGGTACGCGCGGCGCTGGCCGCCCGCAACGCGCCGCTGTCCCGGTTCTGGCTGGACCAGCGACCGCCGGGGGCCCTCGCTGTGCCCGGGTTGACCGGCCGCCGGGCCCTGATCGTCGACGGGGAGGACACCTTCACCGGGATGCTGGCGCACCAGTTGGGGGCGCTGGGGCTGGCGGTGACCGTGGCGCCCTGGCACACCGCCCCGCCGGTCGCCGGGTACGACCTGGTGGTGGTCGGCCCCGGGCCCGGCGACCCGAACGGCGACACCCCGAAGATGCGCGGGTTGCGCGGCCTGCTCGGCACCCTGCTGGACGACGGTCGACCGACCCTGGCGGTCTGCCTGGGTCATCAACTGCTGGCCGGGCTGCTCGGGTTGCCGGTGGACCGCCGGGCCACGCCCTACCAGGGGCTGCAACGGAGGGTGCCGGTGTTCGGCACCCTGCGACGGCTGGGCTTCTACGCCACCTTCACCGCCCGGGCCGCCAGAGGCCGTCAGGACAGCCCGTACGGTCCGGTCGAGCTGGCCTGGGACGAGACCGACGGGGCGGTGCACGCCCTGCGCGGCCGGGGCTTCGCCGGGGTGCAGTTCCACCCGGAGTCCGTGCTCAGTCCGGACGGCCTGGCCGTGCTGGCCGACCTGCTGGCGGAGCTGCTGCCGGCACCGGCCGGTGAGCTGTCCCCCGCCGGACAGGCATAG
- the wrbA gene encoding NAD(P)H:quinone oxidoreductase, producing MAAQVKVAVIYYSATGITYQMAQAACEAVGDAGAEVRLRKVRELAPDEAIRSNAGWSAHHLETQHVEEAQPDDLSWADVIIFGSPTRYGMIAAQLKQFIDTTGPLWANGALANKVYSAFTSTATKHGGQESTLLSLFNVFYHWGGIVVTPGYTDPSQFVAGNPYGASHVSNNGETAPDDIALAATALTAKRAVQIGAAVKQGLAG from the coding sequence ATGGCGGCACAGGTCAAGGTAGCGGTGATCTATTACAGCGCTACCGGCATCACCTATCAGATGGCTCAGGCGGCCTGCGAGGCCGTGGGCGACGCGGGGGCGGAGGTACGCCTGCGCAAGGTGCGGGAGCTGGCACCGGACGAGGCGATCCGGTCCAACGCGGGATGGTCGGCCCACCACCTGGAGACCCAGCACGTCGAGGAGGCCCAGCCGGACGACCTGAGCTGGGCCGATGTGATCATTTTCGGCTCGCCCACCCGGTACGGGATGATCGCCGCCCAGCTCAAGCAGTTCATCGACACCACCGGGCCGCTGTGGGCCAATGGCGCGCTGGCCAACAAGGTCTACTCGGCCTTCACCTCCACCGCCACCAAACACGGTGGGCAGGAGTCGACCCTGCTGTCCTTGTTCAACGTCTTCTACCACTGGGGCGGGATCGTGGTCACGCCCGGCTACACCGACCCCAGCCAGTTCGTCGCCGGCAACCCGTACGGCGCCTCGCACGTCAGCAACAACGGCGAGACCGCACCGGACGACATCGCCCTGGCCGCTACGGCCCTGACCGCCAAGCGGGCGGTGCAGATCGGCGCGGCCGTCAAGCAGGGCCTGGCCGGCTGA